The genomic stretch CCAGCCGCAGATGTCGAAATACAGAATGATATAGGAAATTTCCAGGGAAAGGGTTATAGGGAAAGTAGGTAGTAAagcccagctcagctcagctctctACGACCTTCCAGCTATCAGTAGCCACACTGGCACTCCACCTCCCTGTACCTGGTTTTGGTCACTGATATATTGCCTGCGCCGTGGCAGCGGCCACACGCAACTCGGCGTGGCCTTCCACCGTGGCAATATCCGCAGCAAATAGACGGGCCTTGGCAGCACATGACCCAGGACCGTCCCCCGCAAACGTTGCAAGAAACAACAGCTTCCTCTTCTATGGCTATCCGATAGACGCCAGTGCCGCCGCAATCTTCACAGGTAGGATTTGGCTTGTTTTCACGCGAATCATCAGACTCTACTGAGGAACCGCTTCGAGTCGAGTTGCTTCTCCTGGAACGGGGCATTTTGACGATTGAACGGGGCATTCAGACCACCGGGGATTGGCTAGCTTTTGAAATGCCTTGGACAAATGGATTTTTTATATTCTGCAAAGGGGCGATTAGTGTGGCAACCTGAGATTCCTTGAGGCTCTTTTCGATCAACGAGTTGCCCGGCTGGAGATTCAAATTTGGATTTTTGATGGCTTGTGAGAAGCTTGAGTATTGCGGTCGGTGTTGGTTTACACGGAGATGATGGCTAGAATGCCGGCAGTACTTATAGGAATCCTTAGATTTGCTGGCGATAAAGCGAAGCAGCTTGATCATGATATTCCTACACTTCTTCATTGCTCGGTTCTATGAGGTTTGCTCGTTTACCGTCACTGTTGTGTATCGTGACACTTGAGAGCGGCTCTTAATAGCTCCCATTGTAAGTCAATATGTCGCGAAGGCTCGAATCTTGATGACAACAAATAAAAATTGTATGAAGaacgaaaaggaaaaaaaaggctgtgAAATTCTTAAAGAGTTCATGTTCTTTGCTACATCCATCTTGGTGAACTGTGAGTCGCGACTGTGAGAAGAGGGCCAAGAAAGCATTGACTCACATACACATGCGAGGTTACGAATGACGAGGGAAAATTCAAGGTGAACCGTATGGAAATAATTTTGCATGGCCGCTATTCTGTATGGTATTTCTGCGACGCTGTGCGAGGGAAGAATTTCGCGTTTCGCTGCCAGATGCCTACTAAACAACTGCTTCTCTATATCTACACAGGTTTTCCAGcagttatttatttatatcAACCATCATACGGAATAGTTTCTACTGCCAATTCCCATCAACTTAGTCGTCCTCTATTCATAGTAGTCTACCCAGGTTGATTCTCCAAGTATGAGCATAGTTACGCTCTTTCTCTACATCCGTCTCCCTAAAAGCTAATGCACGAAACACTCCTCCGGCTACTATCATGACTTGCCTATTAGAACAATATTCTGGTTGTAACCTCGCTGTAGTGATCCTTCGCCGTCGGTAGCAACTCAGCTTTTTGAAAACTTGTAAGTGACGCTTCTGACAGCGTTTCGATTATTGAGCTGACGCCCATCCTGGACATCCAGAATCTAATTTGTAGAAGCGAATACAACATCCCATTGTTGAAAAGAAGTCTCATACCATGGCTTCAACTATGCGAGATATGTTTGTGACAAGCCAAGAAAGAATACAATCAGAAACTAcagtagaaaagaaatataacGACTGCATGTATAGGACCCATGGAGTACAGAATATGAATATAAGCACACTCTACCATAATTTACAAACTCTTTCTTCATTTGATAGCCCAATTTTGTCGACCATTATCACCAAGACTCCACCACACAATATAACTTGTGAGCGTGGTATAAAGCCCAGGTCCCAAAGCCCAGCTCATCCAATAGAGACAGCTACACCAAAGTCACTCTACATTTCCGCATGCCATCCAACAGCCGTCCTCTTCGCCTCCGGATCCACCACTCTCAAAATCGCCCTCCAATCAatctccaccacctcctcgtcctgtttcttcttcataaCATCATCGCCACCCTCTCTGACCCGCAAAAACGACTTCAAAATGCAATCTCCTCCCTGATGAAAATCACACCACGCTCGATCATGCCTCCCTTTCACCCTCAAACTCGCCATTCGTATGCCCGGATCAGCCAACAACCTCACCAGTCCTTCCAGCGGCGGCTTCTCAaacaccgtcttcttctctctcagaAAAGCCCTGGAAGTCGACTTTGTCCTCTCCTTCGTCCCGGCGCTATAGTCCACCAACAAGGTCAAGTCGCTCAGATCTCCTCGCACAGCCATATCCCGGAGAAACAACCCCAGTTCATCCCACAGCCACCCTCTTAGCTTGTCGATTCTCATCTCCAATCGGTGCACTTTGCGCCTTGCCTCTTGCGATAGGAGGAGAAACCGGCCACCCGTGTGACGTAGCAGGACATGATTCTGCGTCTGTTGTTGTCTGCCGCTCCATTCCACATCGCCAGGCAGATCTTCTGCAGCGTTTTCTATGAACCGCCTTACGTGGGAGGCATGGCCCTGGGTGAGGTCCAACACAAATGTATTCGCTGGTCCGTAAAATATCGGATGAGCGATAGCGTACAGAGATGGATGGGTTAGGAAGATGGGCACGGGGTTGACCGGGCTGGCGGTACAAGGACACAGAGAGATGATGCCTCCGTCTGGGGCTGTGAGCAGTGGCTGGAGAATCAGGGATAGTAGGTCGACTGGGAGGTCAAATAAATGCAGAGGTTGAGATTCAGGCATGTTGCGATGTTTTGCAAAGGGGCCAAAATGTGTTGGCGCTTAAGTGGTAACGGGTGGCTGTGAGTGTATCAGCCTCCTAAAGAAGTCCCAATAGTCGGCCTAAAGGCGCCTGAGGCTGCCACAGAGGCCTCCTCTTGAATCGCCCGTGTCCAAAAAAACACACCTTTGGCAAGTCCCAAATTCTAGTATTGCAAAGTTGCTCTCAGGCTCATGCAACAGATTGCATCGATTGAGTGCATCACGGATGGGGAAGGCGGGGTGGAGGCTTTTCGTCAAATAGGCTGGAGTTTACTCCCGGAGTTTGGGCACATGCATGCTTACCAGGATAGGTAGCGTGTGTTCAGCCACACTTTATATACAGTACAGTTGGTTTCAGATACATTTCACaaagggggagaagaagagttaTCAACTTGTTCCTGTATTTTACAGCATCTGAGTGCATCATACGTAGCATATCAAATGCATGATCACAAGGCATCAAAAGCACGATAAAACACTTTCAAGTTCACGTTCTGGGGACAAACTTGCGTCCTCTGCGAATTCCATTTATTTGCAATCTGATTCCAATCTGGGCTACTATCAATCCCCTAGATAATTATGAAAAACTTTTCATCTTCGCGTCTAGTATACATGTCAGCCGCAAACCTGCCATCAGCCTTTCTAATATCTCTGCTGAGAGGATCGCATATTGACAAAACCATTTGTATTTTTAGTATAgatacttcttt from Trichoderma atroviride chromosome 3, complete sequence encodes the following:
- a CDS encoding uncharacterized protein (EggNog:ENOG41), whose translation is MPESQPLHLFDLPVDLLSLILQPLLTAPDGGIISLCPCTASPVNPVPIFLTHPSLYAIAHPIFYGPANTFVLDLTQGHASHVRRFIENAAEDLPGDVEWSGRQQQTQNHVLLRHTGGRFLLLSQEARRKVHRLEMRIDKLRGWLWDELGLFLRDMAVRGDLSDLTLLVDYSAGTKERTKSTSRAFLREKKTVFEKPPLEGLVRLLADPGIRMASLRVKGRHDRAWCDFHQGGDCILKSFLRVREGGDDVMKKKQDEEVVEIDWRAILRVVDPEAKRTAVGWHAEM